The Gossypium hirsutum isolate 1008001.06 chromosome D03, Gossypium_hirsutum_v2.1, whole genome shotgun sequence genomic interval aaaaataagtaaataataataattaatagtaataataatagtatcaaatttattaattttaatgagaaaataaccaaaagaacaaaaaaggactaaatagattaaaaacaaaatttggggtcaaatcgcaaataaataaaagaggaggGACTACGTTGAATGCGCGAATAACAAAGAGGGACCAAATGGGAAATAATCCCGTccctccaaaacgcacagcttcagggtggattgaattgaaatctGAAAGAAATTCCGTCCTGCCAGctcgccggccaccgtacacggctgCTGGAAAGTTcaaaaaaggtatttttttatatatttatttcccctaaaaaataaaataaaaatatatataaaagagaagAATAAACGGCGCGAAAAACTCAACCTTTCTCGTTTTTCTTTCCGATTTGCTTGACTACTTTTTACTTTGAAtctgcttttttttattttgaaaaaatccCCCTGTTACAATGGTTtgaatggctttatatagccttAATACactgtttttatattatttgttgtCTTTTCTTCTTGTAGATGGCAGTGCAAGTGGAGTGTAGGTGCGGTGGCAGCAGGTGGAGCAGGTGGTGGCAAAAGGCCAACTAGGTGCGGCGGCAGCAGActagggctagggttttttaGAGTTTCTGAGAATTGGTCTGTTGGGCTAGGTTTGGGTATTGGGCCTTTGGGTTTAAATTGGGCTATATAGTGAGCAATGCAAGTTTTTTTTCCATAAAGAACGGGTTGAACTGCCGAGTAAAAAACAACACCCATTTCACAAGCACGCATTTATGctaaaaaattcaaacacaaagTTTTATCCATCATGTAGAGCTTGTCGAAGACTTCACCATGGATTTAGCTACGAATGCAATGATAAATGTTGCGCATTTGAATGTGACATTCAATGTATTTTATTATCGAAAACTTTGGTGCATCCAAGTCATGAGCATTCATTATTTCTTGTCCACAACTTTTCAGCGAATTACagttagacctgtccatgggccgggtcgggccgggcccagaaaaaattttggtccgagcccggcccggcccgaaatatgggcttgagaTTTGTCCAGGCCCGGCCCGAAGAATAAATATGGgacccgagcccggcccggcccggcccatttttaattaaaattaatttttttgataaaattaaaactaattgttagtaaaattatcaaattattaattgttaattgtattaattgttgtaataaaatctaacatttgattagtaaaattatcaaattattaattgtattaattgttaattatattaattgttgtaacaaaatctaacatttgattagtttacatttttgtattatcaaatatttttgtaaacaaataagtttacattttttttatcttaaaaccaaccaatatcCAACCAATATTACACCAATGTTATCACTTTCAATTGCTATCCTGTCAATTGCTATGTGCAGGATTTACCAAATACCAATATTATCACTTTCAATTGCTATCATGCCTTGACTTCCTTTCTACAGTCTGTCGGggaaatgaaattgaaaactaaaaataaaattgaaaacttaaactaaaaacttaaacataaaaataaatatatatatattttagaaaagaAGAGTAAATGTCGGggaaatgaaattgaaaactaaaactaaaaacttaaacataaaaataaatatatatattttttaaacataaaaaacttaaaacataaaaaacttaatatatatttaatatattttcgggccgggcccgggctaaaAAAATTCTGCCCGAGGctcgacccattttttaaacgggcctctttttttgcccaagcccatatttcgggcctatatttttactcgaaccctcccatatttcgggcgagccgtcggcccggcccatggacatgTCTAATTGCAGTGCTTGTCGTAGAAATAGAGACCCATGGAACGTGGGATATAGATGTACGAAGTGTTGTGATTAATTTTAAGgtctcaaatttatcattttagaaaaaataatctttttataattaacactgttatttttttatatttttgtaatttttatagatattttaaaattttgaagattttttttattttgttgtattgTTTTTACTAGGAGCAATTTGTTCATTTTCGAAATTGAGAGGAGCCCAAATGATGTTTACACCAATTTGTTGTTcgaattataaaaattcaatttggcTACACCTCAAccaattaaattacttatttgagttgattcaaaaaacttaataacttgaattatataattttttttacgttGAATTAAATTTTGCTCGCCCCTAAATAAAGTAACTCAATTATTTGCTCCAATACTAATAAGGAAGGTTGAAATTTTTGGAGAATTATGGGATACAATCCAGTATGTCATATTAATTAATTTTCGAAATATATAGTAGTTAATTATCATTTATAgtatcaaatataatataaaggGGGGTTTGATCATGGAATTTTGGATTAGATTTTGTAATAGGCTTATGGGTGGAATGTAAGATTACTTTATTTGGTTCATttaattaaagtgtttaattgacctaaaactaaattttattatattaaaattacttTAAGATCTCataaaattataatgatttaaGAAAATCATTTGTTAGTTGTTACCCATTGATTATCATAATGTATTTAGTTAAACAATcagtaaatattgaaattataacAAGCGGCGAGTCTGACATATTATCCTTTTattgtaaaatatgcatatgtaCAATTAATAAACAGAGATAAAATACTCATGACtcttaaaatatgtgaaaatagaaGAAATTATCTTAAAAAGGCTTCACTCATCGCACAACATGAGGCCCTTTTACCAAAATAGCCcccaaaaaatattatatttataaaaataactcaagtttaaaaacaatcaccaaaataacctaaaataaacAGTACTTACTCGTTTTTTGCACCAATGATTGCCTAATCATtgtgtcagacttaaaaaaattaattttttgaattttggccAGGAacccatatatattttttaaaaattatataatattgatatacgaaaaaaaaagaaaaaagaaaaaagtttttttttgggtgctggcttgtcaatggccggcacccagtgcacaataaaatttttttttgtgtcagaatcagatatcagaatacgaaaaaaaagaaaaaaattatttttttgggtgttggcctgtcaatggccggcacccagtacaattttttttaaaaaaaattttcttattttttttcctgtcagaatcagatataaatatacgaaaaaaaaattttgggtgctggcctatcaatggccggcacccagtgcaattttaaaattttttttctttttttttcgtttcagaatcaaatataaatatacgaaaaaaataattttctttttctttttttttctttttcgtatatcagtattatacaatttttaaaaaaaatacatgggttCCGACCATTTACAGgccaaaacttaaaaaattaatttttttaagtctgacacaATGATTAGGCAATTATTGGTGTAAAAAACGAGTGGTTACTATTCATTTTAGGTTACtttggtaattatttttaaacttaagttatttttgtaaatataatattttttttggactattttggtAAAAGGGCCACAACATGATTGACAGTTTTGAACTAAGAAATATGAAAGATTataataaaatcattttcaattttgAACTAAACTTTTAATCCTTTAATAtaaaaactgtactaatttgattATTTGGTTTTGACTTTTGAGGGATCATCTTCCTATTTTACCTTtgtttatcatttcttttctttttgattgCCATTCACGTCAACTCCATTCTTTTCAATTTTGTACACTAGTGGTGGTACTGATTGAGATCACCAAATTACCTCCTCCTTTCTTCCTCTCACCATTTTGGTAAGCAGGAGGCTTAACCACAACCAAGTTTTCATCTAATGGATCTCACCCTGTCTGAGAGTAAGAAAAGGGGAGAGATGGAACTTCAACATTTCTCCCATCACCATCCTTTGCTCTTCATTCAACACCAAAGCGTTGCAGATAAAGCAGCTCTGTGCTTTGGGTGTGAGGAACTTGTAGTCGGTCCAAGCTATGGCTGCAATGGCTGTATGTATTATCTTCATAAGAGATGTGCGGAGTTAGAGTTAACCCCCCACCTTAATCATCCTTTCCACCCTCAACACCTTCTCACTCTTCTGCCTAAATCTGCTTACCACTGTACATGGAAGTGTGATTTTTGTCAGAGGTCTTCTTCGGGATTCGTTTATCATTGCGGTCCTTGTAATTTCAATCTTCACATCAACTGTGCTTTGCTTCAATCATCCATT includes:
- the LOC107950153 gene encoding uncharacterized protein, translating into MDLTLSESKKRGEMELQHFSHHHPLLFIQHQSVADKAALCFGCEELVVGPSYGCNGCMYYLHKRCAELELTPHLNHPFHPQHLLTLLPKSAYHCTWKCDFCQRSSSGFVYHCGPCNFNLHINCALLQSSIAPNFPTSLHQHPLFFSQDHNDEVNRDCSGCLKPLSGPIYHCSDCALSDEFFNLHKQCAEVSLEINHPYDRRKHPLTLLPK